The Panthera tigris isolate Pti1 chromosome A1, P.tigris_Pti1_mat1.1, whole genome shotgun sequence region TGTGAAATTCCTCTCCCTTGAAGCCCCATGATAACTGAGGCATTACTCTAtaagcttttgtttcttctcaaCTTTATTTAACCAATGAACAAATttcaatggaaatattttctacctCCATGGTACTTTTGTAgccataagaagaaagaaagaaaaaaaagcaaaatacaaatctGAAGGTCAGATCAGACACAAAAACACAACTGGCGTCCACTGTTAAACTTGGGACACTGGTTGTccttgggcaggggaagggcaaggcAGAGTGAGGTGTGCTGGTAGGTGCTCTGTTTCTTGGTAGCGTCTCGGGTTTATTTGGTTTGTGAAAATTTATCGAGCTATACATTTATGATATGTGTGATTTTCTATTGTATATTttgcttcaataaaaaaagatctaaaaaatcTGAAAGTCAATATTAGAGCCATCTAATAGCCACCTGGTCTGTACACATATAAAGGAATATGATGCTGTTCCGTCCTCCAAACTGCCTGAAATAGGAGTCCCAAGAGAGTTTTTGTAAAAGCCAAGGCACATCTATAAAATGTTTGTAATCTTCAGTTTGCTGGATTAATCCAGCAAcgctaaatattatttttatcgGTCGTGGAATGCACaaatagaaagaagtaaaatgttattaaatctCAGTGCAAGTGAGCTGGAAAAGAAATTGGCTTTGTTCAGAATTCTGCGATCGGAATTAAAGGACAGCGTACTTTCTCTGTAGTgataaaatagcattttaatgaaTGATTACTAAAGCTGAGGAAGATCACATGCAAAGTAAAAACTCAGTTAAGGACAGGATTCTAGGTCAGACCAGATCCTAGAATCGTTTCCTCGTTCATTGTCCTAATCTGTTGGGGTTCCAGGCAGAATCAGCAAATTTTCAGGGGCGGTTATTTCACGTTTCATCCTCCGCCATCAGTGAGTGGCCCATTGGTAAGAGGAGACTTGTCTCTGTGCCTActaacagagagagaagaagactaTCACTGCTCAGCGAATGAGAGGACCCAGTGCACAGCGTGCTGTTGCTACGGATCATCCCCCACCATCCCTGTCCTCTGTTCTGAAGAATAACCCACTGTACGGTGACATAAGTTTGGAGGAAgctatggaagaaagaaaaaagaacccctCATGGACCGTTGAAGAATATGACAGGCATTCCCTGCACACAAACCTTTCTGGACACCTGAAGGTACTCAAAGCAAAGAATCACCTTCTTCAGTTGCTGAAGAAGATCAGttgaagtttccttttttaaaaatggatataagggtgcctgggtggctcagtcggttaagcatcccacttctgctcaggtcatgatctcacagttcatgagtttgagccccgcatcgggctctctgctgacagctcagagccaggagcctgcttcagatctgtgtctccatttctctctgtccctcccctactcatgctctgtcagtctctctctctcaaaaataaacaaacattaaaaaaaatttttttaatgggtgtTTAGGTGACCACCCCTTTTCACTAGACCCAAATGTCCAGGTGTCAGATCATTGTGGCATCTGGCATCCTTTTCTCTGTCCTAGTCAGTacatgtttattgatttcttctGAATTTTACAGTGTCAGCAATTACTGGCATCTGTATAGTGTAGAGAGGAGGAAATGATGTGATACAGAAAAGTTTACCTAGAAGGTAAAAGGTTTTTCAAAGTTAATTTGGCAGATTATGTATGTTTTCCCCTAGTTTTATGACCATTTATTTCATGAATACTTAAGAATTCCCTATTctgcatttattcaaaaatatttattaaattctctgTCTTAGGCACTGTGCAAGGCAGTTCTCATCAAAGGTCACCTTATTCCAAGCCCACTCAATGATTTAAGATTGCAGATTTACATTTTGGACATTTTCCTGTGTctcagtaacaaaacaaaacaaaaacatttcaacaCAGGAAAAGTATGCAATGAACTCATTCACCCAGCCTAAACCcaacttcagtttttctttccccACCGCCCACCCGCACTCCTACCCCAGCCCCACTGGTGGTGTCCTCTGTCACGTGTATAGAAGATCTAGACATACCTGAACATCAGGGAGGGTGGCCCTGTATTTTTTACTAGATTCCTCCTCAGCCTCGGTTTGCCTTAGGGTCAGGGAGGCCTGACATTTTCCATATACCCTTCACGTAACAAGGTGTATCTGCTCTGAGCCCTGTAACTTAAGCACCTGaagatttctttctgttgaaAAGGGGATAGCATTGCGTCCCCTTAAAATCTTACACTTAAAAATCTCCTATGTGCACTCTTGAAATATCTTCTTGTCCAGAGACTTTGAGGTTTTTTAATCTCCTAATAGATTTGATGTATCTACTTAATCTAGCCTTTTTTCCAGGGAAGTTTCCATAACAGACACTCCCCCCTAGCAACAGtaatcttgtgttttgttttcttttgttttgtttttatcaggaGTCTGAAGATCAGGACCTCTAAgaagtcactttctttttttctcttttttttattaagttttaattttaattccagtgtagttaaaatacagttatattggtttcagttgtacgatatagtgattcaacagttccatacatcacccagtgctcatgatgAAAattgtactccttaatccccatcacttatgtCACCCAACCCAatccccctctcttctcccctctggtgaccatcagtttgttctctatacttaagagtctgtttcttggtttctctctctctctctctctctctctctcttctctctcttgttccttggctgtttgttttgtttcttaaataccacatgagtggaatcatatggtatttgtctttctctgacttacatacttcccttagcataatactgtctagctccatccatgtttttgcaaatggcaggttacattcttttctatggctgaataccatcccaatgtgtgtgtgtatacgtgtatatatatatatatatatatatatatatataccatatctttattcattcatctatcaatggataacTGGGCTGCTTAAGAAGTCACTTTCTACGATTaggaaaaaatgtattgttttattttgcaagaaTTTCTTGACTGTATGCTAGAGCTTCTTCTCCCCTCCATGTTGTTCACATGAATGGCAAAGGGACTATAAAGATGAGTATTCCTGTCCCTGTTGTCAAATAGTTAATCTAACTGATCAAAGTAACAAACcataattataaaacaagatAGAGGAAGAGGATAGTGTTTGTAATAATAGTAGAAAGTGCTATGCAGATTCAAACGAGGACAAAACTACACTGGATTATAAAAAGGCTTCATGAAAAAGTTAATTTATGCTGGACTTGAAGAATGAGTAGAATTCCAAAAGATATGGAGAGTTTGCATGAGTGGGGAAGCTCTTCTGTCAGGAGTAGCAAGAAAAAAGGCACAAATACAAGAAAGTGAGAGAGTTTGTGAGAATAGTAGATAGTCCAGTGTTGCTGGCACTGTAGTGTAAGTAATAGAATAAGGCTCAAAACCACTAAACAGAAAAGTTCAAATGTACGGCTGAGGAGATTGAACATCATTGGCAATGAGGAATAATGTTTCTGTTGGAAAATTCCATGAGTTATGTATAGGAGGATCAAATGTAAATATGATAGATGTATTGCTTCACTAAAACCAGAGTCAGTCCCCTCCCTAACCATCCTCCACATATACAGTTACCTCAGAGCTTTTACAGACCTCATGATACTAtttttcagcacttttttttttaatatgagaggggtggggcatgggtgaaggacagaggaagagagagaaagagaatcccaagaaggctccatgctcagtgcagacccaatgtggggctcaatcccaagaccttggcatcatgacctgaactgaaatcaagagtcagacattcaactgactgagccacccaggtgccccaagcactaAGTTTTTAAAGAGATGTTTCTGGAAGTCATGATGTTTGTTCTCATTAGAATTTCTTTCTATACCTCATGAATTCAACTTCTTCATCGTCATCCTTATGCATAGCTCATAACTAGCAGAAAGAGCCCCTAACGTATGTTCTGAAACTTTTCCACCTCTTACAGGCTATAAAATTCCAAGTGCCTTTGGTCAGtcccatttttctaaaatactaaGAGTTTTATcagtaagaaaggagaaaggaaacccCATATTTAGTTACCAGGGCAAACTACAAGCAGAATGTAAGAGAGGATTTCGACAAGGATTTCAAGATCATCTATCCTTCTGCACATTTCATccaaattttactttaatattttagcttttctaaGAGCAGGACATTGAAACTAGTAGCAATGTGGTCGAAGAATGGTATTGCCATCACCAGTATCCACCCACCTCCCTATACGTGAGCCATTCCTCTCCTGGCAGTGCTAGCCTGAAGGTAAGTCATCGACCCCTGAGgctagagaggcagagagggtgggcAGGCCAGCTGGCCGCTAGCCATTGCTGATGAGAAATAATGATGCTATTCAGAGAAGCCTAGCCTCTCTTACTGCAACCATGACCCTTAAGCTTCACCCAGGGCAATAGGACTATTGGTCTTCAAACCTCTGAGAGTATCTTGTTCTATAGTATCAAGTGGTGTGTAACGCTGACTGATCACTGATTGATCCTAGTctcctatgtaatttttttttttttaggaaaatccTAATGACCTACGGTTTTGGTTGGGAGACATGTACACGCCCGGTTTTGATACCTtactgaaaaaggaagaggaacaagAAAAGCATTCGAAATATTGTCGTATAGGTCTCATTTTGCTCCTTGTTGCCTGCATCTTGGTTTTCATAGTGACCGTTTGCATGTTTTTCACCTAAAGAAACTGCCGCAGACACAGACACTTGAAAgttcttaaaaatctt contains the following coding sequences:
- the MINAR2 gene encoding major intrinsically disordered NOTCH2-binding receptor 1-like; translated protein: MDLSVLPNNNHPDKFLRLDVKSFMRNSALLQASLVRFPGGNHPAAQHWQNLVYSQREKKTITAQRMRGPSAQRAVATDHPPPSLSSVLKNNPLYGDISLEEAMEERKKNPSWTVEEYDRHSLHTNLSGHLKENPNDLRFWLGDMYTPGFDTLLKKEEEQEKHSKYCRIGLILLLVACILVFIVTVCMFFT